A section of the Macadamia integrifolia cultivar HAES 741 chromosome 9, SCU_Mint_v3, whole genome shotgun sequence genome encodes:
- the LOC122088327 gene encoding uncharacterized protein At5g48480 produces the protein MAQENVAIVDAEKNGGVENGSSKAVTFYALKPHLVIPGSKANEAVLFYRDAFGADELKRAMHPKRKAEQEFLLILSAELKIGSSVFLVSDQANDTDAVGSAVFCLETDDVDRSINKAVAAGAAIIGEITEGEGGYFDGRVGKVKDPYGYIWTIFAPAEGCGNDEAV, from the exons ATGGCGCAGGAGAATGTTGCAATCGTTGATGCTGAGAAGAACGGTGGAGTCGAGAACGGCAGCTCCAAAGCCGTGACCTTCTATGCTCTCAAGCCTCATCTTGTGATCCCAGGTTCAAAGGCCAACGAGGCTGTTCTGTTTTACAGAGATGCTTTTGGAGCAGATGAACTGAAGAGAGCTATGCATCCAAAGAGGAAGGCTGAACAAGAGTTCCTTCTCATCCTCTCCGCGGAACTCAAGATTGGTTCCTCTGTTTTCTTGGTCTCTGACCAGGCCAACGACACCGATGCTGT TGGCTCCGCCGTGTTCTGCCTTGAAACCGACGATGTTGACCGCTCAATCAACAAGGCAGTGGCTGCCGGCGCTGCGATCATTGGTGAGATAACGGAGGGCGAGGGCGGTTACTTCGATGGACGCGTCGGGAAGGTGAAGGACCCCTACGGTTACATTTGGACGATCTTTGCTCCGGCGGAGGGCTGCGGAAACGATGAAGCAGTTTGA